One window from the genome of Candidatus Tiamatella incendiivivens encodes:
- a CDS encoding molybdenum cofactor biosynthesis protein MoaE: MRVQVRLYAVLAELAGSRELVIDCNDECNVRKLLNVITGLNEGLSIVLSKLKGIIVLDEKGRRLRMNDVVREGRIDILPPSSGGTRIYVRIADENDIFSLDELFEMLDSSNESGATLFFVGTVRKLNNGGVVSELQYEAHESLEDRLRDIASSVMEKYSLDSVALIHYMGTRKPGDITFIAIVRTSNRIPGFAALKELVELVKHEAPIWKREVRDDGVYWITGESDVKVK, from the coding sequence TTGAGGGTTCAAGTTAGGCTTTATGCAGTCTTAGCTGAACTTGCTGGTTCAAGGGAACTAGTTATTGACTGCAATGATGAATGCAACGTGAGGAAGCTTCTAAATGTTATAACTGGGTTAAATGAAGGGTTATCTATAGTCTTATCCAAACTTAAGGGGATCATTGTTCTAGACGAGAAAGGGAGGCGGTTAAGGATGAACGATGTGGTTAGGGAAGGGAGAATTGATATTTTACCCCCCTCCTCTGGTGGAACCCGTATTTATGTACGTATTGCAGACGAGAATGACATTTTCTCGCTTGACGAGTTATTCGAGATGTTGGACTCTAGCAATGAGAGCGGTGCTACATTGTTTTTCGTTGGTACAGTCAGGAAGCTGAATAATGGTGGAGTTGTTTCTGAGCTTCAATACGAGGCGCATGAAAGCTTGGAGGATAGGCTTAGAGATATTGCTTCGAGTGTCATGGAGAAATACAGTTTAGATAGTGTTGCATTAATTCACTATATGGGAACCCGGAAGCCTGGAGATATCACTTTTATTGCCATTGTGAGAACTAGTAACCGCATCCCTGGATTTGCTGCTTTGAAGGAGCTTGTTGAGTTGGTTAAGCATGAAGCTCCTATATGGAAGAGAGAAGTGAGGGATGACGGCGTTTATTGGATTACCGGCGAGTCTGATGTGAAAGTTAAGTAA
- a CDS encoding DEAD/DEAH box helicase gives MMSKEIVELIRKKGWQGLNQIQLKAYNEILEGKNTLIIAPTGSGKTEAAILPLLDMMLKENSKPVTILYITPLKALINDLYERIKWWAVQLGFTVSRKHGDVSKGERARRTRKIPHIIITTPESLKIDLDWASSFRVNYRNLKFIIVDEVHELIGTKRGIQLAILLERLMHLTGRDIQRIALSATIGDPEKVAQFVFGSSKRPAAIVKPQVTKPIRIKVTYASGDDIFEESAKLVSKEIEGKTIVFVNSRFIAERLQDYLNKIGMKDIYVHHSSVSAEIREKAEKMFKEGSIRAVVATKTLELGIDIGEVEKIVQYRSPPQVCSLLQRIGRSGHKMGVESKGAIITLDPVDYLVAIATSKLALEGWIEKPTDNIIPLDVVSRELVGITLEHGKASIDLYYDILKGVGSFYEGLKKEDVDKLVNYLIRNKLLVHKNGALKVGPTFYKIWRFKDHDKPWWAKSFAEFFTVIPRNEAFTVYYRRKPIGNIDSSYVYRHLREGDTIRLAGSLWQVKEINEQLRSIEVIKGVGEGEIPLWRGETFSRSPVIAETAYQILVNLAEKGTYNKPDTLETDPGADKELGSMAREYVDIGVPIASRDLMLVEQANEEYIFQYPTGNRISETLGAIISFIISKKHGLGTYYRSSTMGFSVKAPSGINPLDILLNLDLEDIDQLAVKAALRTPYYNLVTSEIRASFGIVVKADPEEDQILLDDALKQVLYRIFDVEGVKKFVGKLKANEIKIYTKNTGPLTPVAKHILSLPQVKPWMKRVERLLAENLQGFAMTIPELSETLDLAEKTIENALREMRKPGHPYRVFCFKDPYDNDCRWALIGDAEVIMEMEEFMESFQPVKDEPFQVEIHTSRGGVPYTFMVSSMEDGIDRKLNVIPNDVYSVKIKSMNLYDERDVGYLHTPKELVPHLIRNGIAYIQRTRMYY, from the coding sequence ATGATGTCTAAGGAAATAGTGGAGTTAATAAGGAAGAAAGGATGGCAAGGACTAAACCAAATCCAGCTCAAAGCTTATAACGAGATACTGGAAGGTAAAAACACGCTTATAATAGCCCCCACTGGAAGTGGGAAAACGGAAGCAGCGATCCTTCCGCTACTAGACATGATGTTAAAAGAAAACTCTAAACCTGTAACAATCCTATATATAACGCCTCTAAAGGCCTTAATCAACGACCTCTACGAGAGAATAAAATGGTGGGCAGTACAACTCGGTTTCACTGTTTCGAGAAAACACGGGGACGTCTCAAAAGGAGAGAGGGCCAGGAGAACCAGGAAGATACCTCATATCATAATAACCACACCTGAAAGCCTGAAAATAGATCTAGACTGGGCGAGTAGTTTTAGGGTTAACTACAGGAACCTGAAATTCATCATAGTTGACGAGGTACACGAACTAATAGGAACTAAAAGAGGTATACAGCTGGCAATACTCCTTGAGAGATTAATGCATCTTACTGGGAGAGACATTCAAAGAATAGCTTTATCAGCAACCATCGGAGACCCAGAAAAAGTGGCACAATTTGTTTTCGGATCATCAAAAAGACCGGCAGCTATAGTGAAACCCCAGGTAACTAAGCCTATCAGGATAAAGGTAACGTATGCTTCTGGAGACGATATTTTCGAGGAAAGCGCTAAGCTGGTCTCAAAGGAAATAGAAGGCAAAACAATAGTTTTCGTAAACTCACGCTTCATAGCGGAGAGATTACAAGACTACCTGAATAAGATAGGTATGAAAGACATTTATGTACACCATAGTAGTGTTTCAGCCGAAATACGGGAAAAAGCCGAGAAGATGTTTAAGGAAGGAAGCATCAGAGCAGTAGTTGCGACAAAAACACTTGAACTAGGTATAGATATAGGTGAAGTAGAAAAAATCGTCCAGTACCGTAGTCCTCCTCAAGTTTGCAGTCTTCTTCAGAGAATAGGTAGAAGCGGCCACAAGATGGGTGTAGAAAGCAAGGGTGCAATAATCACACTAGACCCTGTTGATTATCTAGTAGCAATAGCTACCTCAAAACTAGCGTTAGAAGGCTGGATAGAAAAGCCTACCGATAATATCATACCATTAGACGTAGTATCCAGAGAATTAGTTGGAATAACTCTTGAGCATGGAAAAGCGAGCATTGACCTATACTATGACATACTTAAAGGAGTTGGATCATTCTATGAAGGCTTGAAGAAAGAGGATGTAGATAAACTGGTAAACTATCTAATCAGAAATAAGCTTCTCGTCCATAAAAATGGAGCTCTCAAGGTAGGACCCACATTCTATAAGATATGGAGATTCAAGGACCATGACAAGCCTTGGTGGGCTAAAAGCTTCGCAGAATTCTTCACAGTTATCCCTCGGAATGAGGCTTTCACAGTATATTATAGGCGGAAACCCATAGGCAACATTGACTCCTCCTATGTATACCGGCATCTAAGAGAAGGTGACACTATTAGGTTAGCCGGAAGCCTATGGCAAGTTAAAGAGATAAACGAGCAGCTTAGATCTATAGAGGTCATTAAAGGTGTAGGAGAAGGTGAGATACCTCTATGGAGGGGGGAGACATTCTCGAGAAGCCCAGTCATAGCAGAAACTGCTTACCAGATCCTGGTGAATCTAGCGGAGAAGGGTACCTACAATAAACCTGATACACTCGAAACTGACCCAGGGGCAGACAAGGAGCTCGGGTCAATGGCACGGGAGTACGTTGATATAGGTGTACCAATAGCTTCACGCGATTTAATGCTGGTAGAACAAGCGAATGAGGAATACATATTCCAATATCCTACAGGGAATAGGATAAGCGAGACACTTGGAGCAATAATATCATTCATAATATCCAAGAAACACGGTCTTGGGACGTATTATAGAAGTAGCACAATGGGGTTCTCAGTAAAAGCTCCAAGCGGCATCAACCCTCTAGACATTCTACTAAACTTGGACCTTGAAGACATAGATCAACTAGCAGTAAAAGCTGCTCTCAGAACACCATACTATAACTTAGTTACATCGGAAATCCGTGCTAGTTTCGGAATAGTAGTCAAAGCAGACCCTGAAGAAGATCAGATACTACTGGATGATGCCCTAAAACAAGTGCTGTATAGGATATTCGATGTAGAGGGAGTGAAGAAATTCGTAGGGAAACTGAAGGCTAATGAAATAAAAATATACACTAAGAACACAGGTCCATTAACACCGGTTGCAAAGCATATACTAAGCCTCCCGCAAGTAAAGCCTTGGATGAAAAGGGTTGAACGCCTCCTGGCTGAGAACCTTCAGGGATTCGCTATGACGATCCCAGAACTCTCAGAAACGCTTGATTTAGCAGAGAAAACTATTGAGAATGCGTTAAGGGAAATGAGAAAACCCGGGCACCCGTATAGAGTGTTCTGCTTCAAAGATCCCTATGACAATGATTGTAGGTGGGCACTGATAGGGGATGCTGAAGTAATAATGGAAATGGAAGAGTTTATGGAAAGTTTCCAACCCGTAAAAGATGAGCCGTTCCAGGTTGAGATACATACAAGCAGGGGAGGAGTTCCATACACATTCATGGTTAGTTCTATGGAAGACGGGATAGATAGAAAGTTAAATGTGATTCCGAACGATGTTTACAGCGTCAAGATTAAATCAATGAACCTCTACGATGAAAGGGACGTTGGCTATCTACATACGCCTAAGGAACTAGTGCCTCACCTGATAAGGAATGGAATAGCATACATACAGAGAACGAGAATGTACTACTAG
- a CDS encoding TIGR00266 family protein produces MEYKIEYRPSFALLKVKLSPRDTITVEAGSYMLHKGDIEIQTKTGGLFKGLARSLLGGESLFMNTFVAKSPSEIWIAPSLMGDIIEVDVNGSLFVQDMSYLAHAGNLEVSVGWRGLKGLLAEGELVWLKIEGTGKVFINSYGAIERLDLQPGEKTTIDNMHFVAMDGTVTWRTRKFGGMKSFLFGGEGIVMDVEGPGRIWVQTRNLPLFARVLRKYLPGRD; encoded by the coding sequence ATGGAATACAAAATAGAATATAGGCCATCCTTTGCATTATTAAAAGTGAAGTTATCCCCTAGAGATACGATAACCGTAGAAGCAGGTAGCTATATGCTCCATAAAGGGGATATTGAAATCCAAACTAAGACCGGAGGATTATTCAAGGGACTGGCTAGGTCCTTGCTTGGAGGGGAAAGCCTTTTCATGAATACATTTGTTGCAAAATCTCCCTCTGAAATATGGATAGCGCCAAGTCTTATGGGTGACATTATAGAAGTAGACGTTAACGGGTCATTGTTCGTACAAGATATGAGTTACTTAGCACATGCCGGGAATCTAGAGGTATCAGTCGGATGGAGAGGATTGAAAGGGCTCTTGGCTGAGGGAGAACTAGTCTGGCTTAAGATAGAGGGAACTGGTAAAGTGTTCATAAACAGTTACGGGGCAATAGAGCGATTGGATCTACAGCCAGGAGAGAAGACAACCATTGACAACATGCATTTCGTTGCAATGGATGGAACAGTGACGTGGAGAACTAGAAAGTTCGGCGGAATGAAGTCTTTCCTATTCGGTGGAGAAGGAATAGTCATGGATGTGGAAGGCCCGGGTAGAATATGGGTGCAAACAAGGAACTTACCGCTATTTGCTAGGGTTCTACGGAAATACCTTCCAGGTCGAGACTGA
- a CDS encoding DUF4010 domain-containing protein: MQLSTELGVFTTRMLIAFFTGALIGLERERTRIRNQKKYDLPGLRSFGLTGLFGGLTSYLTIHPYGLNGSIIFSASTIGFLIVLVFYIIHRAIILKLTGITTYLTLLITYTLGIMCGLGLLVEAVSASILATFVLAIKYPSRKLIRELSYKEFIALLEVGTLSLILGPIIYSLNVTFLGLSVFKVYIFFMIVLLISLFSYFLVKVFGTVGLESSAVLGSLVNSEATIASITSILDKIEDELTWNKLLRSSTLIVISTLHVRSAILALVAVYTFLSTQLATELILPVLIATLPAIGVLTVLSIRRGKTMGPGKFVLESPLNWGGALRTAIAYSILTLTVYLVSSTYKEFLPLVAFLGGLVNATATIFSLTAYASSLPLSLVASSLLLSIASATLNKVFYLSDKTYRTGRWKMVFLTSILMSIPFFAVALFELLQS; the protein is encoded by the coding sequence TTGCAGCTGTCAACAGAACTAGGAGTGTTTACGACAAGAATGCTAATAGCATTCTTCACAGGAGCCTTAATAGGGCTGGAAAGGGAGAGGACCCGAATTAGGAATCAGAAAAAATATGATTTACCAGGCTTGAGAAGTTTCGGTTTAACCGGGTTGTTCGGAGGGCTTACCTCTTATCTGACTATACACCCATACGGTCTGAATGGAAGCATAATATTTTCTGCAAGTACTATTGGATTCCTGATAGTGCTTGTTTTCTATATAATTCACCGTGCAATAATACTTAAACTCACAGGTATAACTACTTACCTAACATTACTCATAACCTATACTTTAGGCATAATGTGTGGATTAGGACTACTAGTGGAAGCCGTTTCTGCTAGCATACTTGCAACTTTTGTACTTGCTATCAAATATCCTTCTAGGAAACTCATAAGGGAGCTATCTTATAAAGAGTTTATTGCCTTACTGGAGGTAGGAACGCTTAGCCTTATATTAGGTCCCATTATTTATAGCTTGAATGTTACATTCCTCGGTCTTAGCGTTTTCAAGGTATACATATTCTTTATGATTGTTCTGTTGATCAGTCTCTTCTCTTACTTCCTCGTAAAGGTCTTTGGTACTGTGGGTCTTGAGTCAAGTGCTGTTCTCGGCAGTCTCGTCAATAGCGAAGCAACTATAGCGTCTATAACATCCATTTTAGATAAAATAGAGGATGAGCTCACATGGAATAAACTATTGAGGTCTTCCACTCTAATCGTTATATCTACACTCCACGTCAGGTCTGCCATATTAGCTCTAGTTGCAGTATACACGTTCCTTAGTACCCAACTAGCGACGGAGCTAATACTACCTGTGCTAATAGCAACTTTACCTGCAATAGGCGTATTGACAGTGTTATCAATACGGCGTGGAAAAACTATGGGTCCAGGGAAATTCGTCTTGGAAAGCCCTCTTAACTGGGGTGGAGCGCTAAGGACGGCTATAGCATATTCGATTTTAACTCTCACAGTATATTTAGTATCAAGTACCTATAAAGAATTCTTGCCGCTAGTAGCTTTTCTAGGAGGCCTTGTAAACGCCACAGCAACTATCTTCTCATTGACAGCTTATGCATCATCCCTTCCACTGTCACTGGTTGCGAGTAGTTTACTCCTCTCAATAGCCTCTGCTACATTAAACAAGGTATTCTATTTGTCAGACAAGACTTACAGAACAGGAAGGTGGAAAATGGTATTTCTTACATCAATACTTATGAGTATACCGTTCTTCGCTGTTGCCCTATTTGAACTACTTCAATCTTAA
- a CDS encoding DNA-binding protein: MSSSGVLEINIGQKPLEEYLLEAVTAYQSGIEAIVIKGRGFNICKAVDLYNDLLERLGEDAFRVENVEIGTERVREKGRTVPRSIIVIKLKSVPL, encoded by the coding sequence ATGTCAAGTTCTGGCGTACTTGAAATAAACATTGGGCAAAAACCATTGGAGGAGTATCTTCTAGAAGCAGTAACTGCATATCAAAGCGGAATCGAGGCTATTGTAATAAAAGGAAGAGGATTCAATATATGCAAAGCTGTTGATCTCTACAATGATCTCCTTGAAAGACTAGGGGAGGACGCGTTCAGGGTTGAGAATGTGGAGATAGGAACTGAGAGAGTACGAGAGAAAGGCAGAACAGTCCCGAGGAGCATTATAGTCATAAAGCTAAAATCCGTTCCCCTCTAA